One Leishmania major strain Friedlin complete genome, chromosome 29 DNA segment encodes these proteins:
- a CDS encoding enoyl-CoA hydratase/isomerase-like protein (previous protein_id=AAZ09688.1), producing the protein MFRYSHMIRCAAQPVVKACQVGPVVTLTINRPTQLNALNRAVSESLMENLEKYDKDPSCSAFIITGAGRAFVAGADIKSMKDRTFSESVLSSDFQALTRIRTIGKPIIAAVNGFALGGGCELAMSCDIIVASEEAKFGQPEIKLATIPGLGGTQRLTRMIGKARAMEWVLLGNTYTAAEAERAGIVSRVVKHEELMPTAMLMAEKIASYSQIAVKLAKMAVNESQETLLAAGLAYESMIFNSTFSTHDRKEGMTAFVEKRAPQFQNK; encoded by the coding sequence ATGTTCCGCTACTCTCACATGAttcgctgcgccgcgcagccTGTGGTGAAGGCGTGTCAGGTGGGCCCCGTGGTCACGTTAACTATCAACCGCCCCACCCAGCTTAATGCTCTCAACAGGGCCGTGTCGGAGAGCCTCATGGAAAACTTGGAAAAGTACGACAAGGACCCCTCGTGCTCCGCGTTCATCATCACAGGCGCGGGTCGCGCATTCGTCGCGGGGGCTGATATTAAGTCTATGAAGGATCGCACCTTTTCCGAAAGCGTCCTGTCAAGCGACTTCCAAGCATTGACCCGCATCCGTACCATCGGCAAGCCGATCATTGCGGCGGTCAATGGTTTCGCTCTCGGCGGTGGGTGTGAGCTGGCCATGTCCTGCGACATCATTGTCGCAAGCGAAGAGGCGAAGTTTGGACAGCCCGAGATTAAGCTGGCCACCATTCCAGGACTGGGCGGCACGCAGCGTCTGACGCGCATGATTGGCAAGGCTCGTGCGATGGAGTGGGTTCTCTTGGGCAACACGTACACGGCGGCCGAAGCGGAGCGCGCAGGGATCGTGTCGCGCGTGGTGAAACACGAGGAGCTGATGCCGACGGCCATGCTCATGGCGGAGAAGATCGCAAGCTACAGCCAGATTGCCGTGAAACTGGCCAAAATGGCTGTGAACGAGTCGCAGGAGACGTTGCTCGCGGCTGGTTTGGCGTACGAGTCTATGATTTTCAACTCCACCTTCTCTACTCACGACAGGAAGGAGGGCATGACCGCGTTTGTCGAAAAGCGCGCACCTCAGTTTCAAAACAAGTGA
- the MKK gene encoding putative mitogen activated protein kinase (previous protein_id=AAZ09689.1), which translates to MKNRPALALDAAVVEKFQQDSKSYQINSNNSLQFRAFLFNEAGMYTKDGRELPSTVKKDDIDYSSKRNVGAGASGDVFFARLKKGTSIALKRIPISSKAHRDEVDRELQVFMARGDSPYVMNNYGAFWDAEDDAIVIPMEWMPYTVKDLGLFWGGLNEALLKAVFFQVVSGLVYLHDVKRVLHRDLKPSNLLISETGHVKIADFGVSKLIQTLAVSSTYVGTMCFMAPERLEQGMYGFSSDVWSLGLTMIGAVTGKNPWAPPEEMNLYQLLGKMANGSTPTLPESGAFSDDVKDFVKQCLERDPDTRPTCAELLQHQFFDGVTTESAVAMVKMAVEQMTRLINNNAQKETEVARSQESLEKDVKAQLDKMVL; encoded by the coding sequence ATGAAGAATCGACCCGCTCTCGCGCTGGATGCGGCAGTTGTGGAGAAGTTCCAGCAGGACTCGAAGTCTTATCAAATCAACAGCAACAACTCTCTGCAGTTCCGTGCGTTCCTCTTCAATGAGGCCGGTATGTACACAAAAGACGGCCGCGAGCTGCCGAGTACTGTGAAGAAGGATGACATTGACTACTCATCGAAGCGCAACGTCGGCGCTGGAGCGAGCGGCGACGTTTTTTTCGCGCGCCTCAAAAAGGGCACATCGATTGCCTTGAAGCGTATTCCCATCTCGTCCAAGGCGCATAGAGACGAGGTGGACCGTGAGCTGCAGGTTTTCATGGCCCGCGGCGATTCCCCGTATGTGATGAATAACTACGGCGCCTTTTGGGATGCCGAGGACGATGCGATTGTGATCCCGATGGAGTGGATGCCGTACACAGTGAAGGACCTCGGACTGTTTTGGGGCGGACTCAACGAGGCACTCTTGAAGGCAGTCTTCTTTCAGGTGGTGTCTGGCCTGGTTTACCTGCATGATGTGAAGCGTGTGCTGCACCGTGACCTGAAGCCGAGCAACCTGCTCATCAGCGAAACTGGCCACGTAAAGATTGCTGACTTTGGTGTGTCGAAGCTGATTCAAACGCTTGCTGTGTCGTCAACGTACGTTGGCACCATGTGCTTCATGGCCCCAGAGAGGTTGGAGCAAGGCATGTACGGTTTTAGCAGCGATGTCTGGTCACTGGGACTCACTATGATCGGTGCTGTCACCGGCAAGAACCCCTGGGCGCCGCCGGAGGAGATGAATCTCTACCAGCTGCTCGGTAAGATGGCTAACGGAAGCACACCGACGCTTCCTGAGTCCGGCGCGTTTTCCGACGACGTGAAAGACTTTGTGAAGCAGTGCCTCGAGCGTGACCCGGACACCCGCCCAACGtgcgcagagctgcttcaGCACCAATTCTTTGATGGGGTAACCACCGAAAGTGCTGTGGCGATGGTCAAGATGGCAGTGGAGCAGATGACTCGCCTCATCAATAACAACGCACAGAAGGAGACGGAAGTGGCTCGATCACAGGAGTCTCTGGAGAAGGATGTAAAGGCACAGCTTGATAAGATGGTGTTGTAG
- a CDS encoding conserved hypothetical protein (previous protein_id=AAZ09690.1), whose amino-acid sequence MLCTFYICCCFSLDKENRKQIHLQSGVEPLASFQYILLNAPQFETMNLQQTTRGIQDLLYTLGTSLERFRGANGLQHLLTTGKLSLLSLFGVFERTRDEEYKKRSAAVNETRRCLLQFVDDFEGITESTENLVRKIDRLLGTLEQFHRCCDMEVDDRSNVGDSDAPPLGQYFRQIREASSRLKGFLDDFSASKITCVDVTRTAIREIEKVNADMSCNVAAALTDFDRQRRRLQMKENELMHAMSRATSGENPAVRYAELNYVKESEALESLGRKYIDSLGNAMTATHFALEQSSMTGWASSNVFFVQLGQLFSELSAIGKAIAANLLSIKNSQKVSHQLSEEKRRILREQRAAAAAAGVATSNVTYLFNGGGGVSPGASSPLATPSPAGLSARVSSPTEGPGRGSVNLDDLFH is encoded by the coding sequence ATGCTCTGCACTTTTtacatctgctgctgcttctcgctGGACAAGGAAAATCGAAAACAAATACATCTGCAAAGTGGAGTAGAACCGCTTGCATCTTTTCAGTATATCTTGCTAAACGCACCACAATTCGAAACGATGAATCTTCAGCAAACTACACGTGGCATACAAGACCTGCTTTACACACTTGGTACATCACTGGAGAGGTTCAGGGGTGCGAATGGCTTGCAGCATCTGCTAACCACGGGAAAACTATCCCTTCTGTCACTTTTTGGCGTGTTCGAGCGCACTAGAGATGAAGAATACAAGAAGCGGTCCGCCGCTGTAAATGAGACTCGCCGCTGTTTACTGCAGTTTGTCGACGATTTCGAAGGAATTACTGAGTCGACCGAGAATTTGGTGCGAAAAATAGACCGGCTGCTGGGTACGCTCGAGCAGTTTCATCGCTGTTGTGACATGGAAGTTGACGATCGCTCCAATGTCGGCGACTCAGATGCCCCGCCACTGGGACAATATTTTCGACAGATTCGCGAGGCCAGTAGTCGGTTGAAAGGGTTTCTTGATGACTTCAGCGCCTCGAAAATCACGTGCGTGGATGTGACACGCACTGCCATAAGGGAGATCGAGAAAGTGAATGCAGACATGTCGTGCAATGTCGCGGCTGCACTCACAGACTTCGACCgtcagcgtcgtcgccttcAGATGAAGGAGAACGAACTGATGCACGCCATGTCTCGCGCCACGTCGGGGGAAAACCCGGCTGTACGATACGCAGAACTCAACTACGTGAAGGAATCGGAGGCGCTAGAGAGTCTTGGTCGGAAGTACATTGATTCTCTGGGAAATGCCATGACGGCAACTCATTTTGCTCTTGAACAGTCGTCGATGACCGGCTGGGCGTCGTCCAACGTCTTCTTTGTGCAGCTCGGTCAGCTTTTTAGCGAGCTATCGGCAATAGGTAAGGCGATCGCAGCGAACTTGCTGTCCATAAAGAACTCGCAGAAAGTGTCTCATCAGTTGTCAGAGGAGAAACGAAGGATTTTGCGAGagcagagagcagcagctgccgcggcaggtGTGGCGACCAGCAATGTGACATATCTTTTTaatggaggtggaggtgtcTCACCAGGGGCGTCATCTCCTCTTGCCACTCCATCGCCAGCGGGCCTATCTGCTAGGGTAAGCTCACCGACTGAAGGACCGGGGCGCGGATCCGTGAATCTTGACGATTTGTTTCACTGA
- a CDS encoding conserved hypothetical protein (previous protein_id=AAZ09691.1) has protein sequence MELSQCATQAISKFTDDLESIDRKCEEETTALRLEYRSKMEPLLMERRELLKGVTNFWSGVLSSPETPIAALLNGTIDPKIIRAVTDFQVVTRISENKLYRKIIFTFRQNMFVEEGEISREVDTDMETTSLHPVKWKSGTERARTDSFFAFFTENFSSDPEDVMEVTEALDTIYQNPFLAVEAD, from the coding sequence ATGGAGCTTTCGCAATGTGCCACGCAGGCGATCTCAAAGTTCACTGACGACTTGGAGAGCATTGATCGCAAGTGTGAGGAAGAGACAACTGCCCTGCGCCTCGAGTACCGCAGCAAGATGGAGCCGCTCCTGATGGAGCGCCGTGAGCTTCTCAAGGGTGTCACCAACTTTTGGTCCGGTGTGCTTTCGTCTCCTGAGACACCGatcgcagcgctgctgaaTGGCACCATTGATCCTAAGATTATTCGCGCTGTCACAGATTTTCAAGTGGTGACCCGTATCAGCGAGAATAAGCTCTACCGGAAGATCATCTTTACCTTCCGTCAGAACATGTTTgtcgaggagggcgagatCTCGCGAGAGGTTGACACGGACATGGAAACAACCTCTCTGCATCCAGTCAAGTGGAAGTCTGGCAccgagcgcgcgcgcactgACTCGTTTTTCGCCTTCTTCACAGAGAACTTTTCTTCGGATCCAGAAGATGTGATGGAGGTCACTGAGGCTCTCGACACCATTTATCAGAACCCGTTCCTGGCGGTCGAGGCGGACTAA
- a CDS encoding conserved hypothetical protein (previous protein_id=AAZ09692.1), with product MRCTGTALLRHGSKALKCSPSRYTLTLTCGERATRLYSVSHSFFPQLWCRFHSLLLSAILSSSFSFSNNAQSSSMKSLFHPSLAVLGPVFAIPLKQQKIDEVVRVDHAGEVAAVRIARHQLEWMSPLDDAFPITQEILDDELVHQRVMSELAERHGVRTTSLDPLFKLGAFALGAGTAALGKCAMMCCHAAVEATIFEHYNDQLRELQVLEDKCSDIKESEAEKTAWADVKNYIVKFRDEEKHHQELGEQNGADQAPVYPLLYNGIRLACKVGVACAKRI from the coding sequence ATGCGCTGCACAGGTACTGCTTTGCTGCGGCACGGCAGCAAGGCTTTGAAATGCTCGCCCTCTCGTTACACGCTGACTCTGACCTGCGGTGAAAGAGCTACTCGCCTCTATTCAGTGTCACACTCCTTCTTTCCCCAGCTGTGGTGCCGCTTTCACTCATTACTACTCTCTGCCATTTTATCCTCGTCTTTTTCTTTTAGCAACAATGCACAGTCATCATCAATGAAATCTCTTTTCCACCCGTCGCTGGCGGTCCTCGGGCCGGTGTTTGCGATCCCTTTAAAGCAACAGAAGATTGATGAAGTTGTCCGCGTCGATCATGCAGGTGAGGTGGCCGCTGTGCGTATTGCGAGGCACCAGCTTGAGTGGATGTCGCCACTGGACGATGCGTTCCCAATCACGCAAGAAATCCTGGACGACGAACTTGTCCACCAGCGAGTGATGTCTGAGCTTGCCGAGCGGCACGGTGTGCGGACCACTTCGCTTGATCCCCTTTTCAAACTCGGAGCATTTGCCTTGGGTGCCGGGACGGCGGCGCTAGGCAAATGCGCGATGATGTGCTGCCATGCGGCTGTTGAAGCCACCATTTTTGAACACTATAATGATCAGCTCCGCGAGCTCCAGGTGCTCGAGGACAAGTGCTCCGATATcaaagagagcgaggccgAGAAGACGGCCTGGGCGGATGTTAAAAACTACATTGTGAAGTTTAGAGATGAGGAGAAGCATCACCAAGAGCTAGGGGAACAGAACGGTGCTGATCAAGCTCCTGTCTATCCGCTTCTCTACAATGGCATTCGACTTGCCTGCAAAGTTGGCGTTGCGTGCGCCAAGCGTATCTGA
- a CDS encoding aspartyl putative aminopeptidase (previous protein_id=AAZ09693.1) — MATIMSEHVVKMAKEFVNFMNQAITPFHAVQTVAKMLKDAGYTQLHEEKVWPELTPGGKYYLMRNGTSIIAFSVGGKFDPMNGVKIVGAHTDSPNFLLKPRTKSTAADYERVAVQCYGGGLWHSWFDRDLTVAGRVMISRERLEQKIIKIDKPIMRIPNLAIHLTSAKDRESFSPNKESHLIPIISTQIAARIAECDDKDASNPNHCVSLIKAIASVAECNPDEIVDFDLSVIDTQPAVIGGIHDEFIFSPRLDNLISCYCAVKAIIEADALENDTMMRMVCLFDHEECGSSSSQGAAGSLVPDVIEHIVSNKTLRATLVANSFLLSVDGAHGCHPNYADKHENAHRPALHGGPVIKYNANARYATNGLTAAVVKDVAKKAAIPIQEFVVRNDSPCGSTIGPILSSLSGIKTADIGNPMISMHSIREMCGTVDVYYMTKLIESFFINYQNPHE, encoded by the coding sequence ATGGCGACCATTATGTCTGAGCACGTTGTGAAGATGGCGAAGGAATTTGTCAACTTTATGAATCAAGCCATCACCCCATTTCACGCTGTGCAAACAGTTGCCAAAATGCTGAAGGACGCCGGGTACACGCAGCTTCATGAAGAAAAGGTTTGGCCAGAACTAACTCCCGGCGGCAAGTACTACTTGATGCGCAATGGCACCAGCATCATTGCGTTTTCAGTCGGAGGAAAATTTGACCCGATGAACGGTGTAAAAATTGTTGGCGCTCACACGGATTCCCCTAATTTTTTGCTGAAGCCGCGCACAAAATCAACCGCCGCTGATTACGAGCGCGTTGCAGTCCAGTGCTACGGTGGCGGTCTGTGGCACTCGTGGTTTGATCGCGATTTGACAGTTGCCGGCCGCGTTATGATTTCGCGAGAACGCTTGGAGCAGAAAATCATTAAGATCGACAAACCAATCATGCGTATCCCAAATCTCGCTATTCATTTGACCTCTGCTAAGGATCGTGAATCGTTTTCGCCCAACAAGGAGTCTCATCTGATCCCTATCATATCGACGCAGATAGCCGCGAGGATTGCGGAGTGTGACGACAAGGATGCATCCAATCCGAATCACTGCGTTTCCTTGATAAAGGCGATCGCGAGCGTTGCTGAATGCAACCCGGATGAAATTGTTGATTTCGATTTGAGCGTGATTGACACTCAACCAGCAGTGATTGGAGGAATTCATGATGAGTTCATCTTCTCGCCGCGCCTCGACAATCTCATCTCGTGCTATTGTGCTGTGAAGGCAATTATCGAGGCTGACGCATTGGAAAATGATACGATGATGCGCATGGTGTGCTTGTTCGATCACGAAGAGTGTGGTTCCAGCTCATCCCAGGGTGCTGCTGGCTCACTGGTTCCTGATGTTATTGAACACATTGTAAGCAACAAAACCCTTCGTGCAACATTGGTCGCCAATTCATTTCTTCTCTCCGTCGATGGCGCACATGGATGTCATCCGAATTACGCCGACAAGCACGAAAATGCTCACCGACCAGCTCTTCACGGAGGACCTGTTATCAAATACAATGCAAACGCCCGTTATGCAACCAACGGATTGACAGCAGCCGTAGTGAAGGATGTGGCAAAGAAGGCTGCCATACCCATCCAAGAGTTTGTGGTGCGAAATGACTCTCCCTGCGGATCCACCATCGGGCCCATTCTGTCTTCTCTGTCCGGTATAAAAACTGCTGATATTGGCAACCCCATGATTAGCATGCACAGTATCCGGGAGATGTGCGGTACTGTCGATGTCTACTACATGACAAAGCTGATTGAATCCTTTTTCATCAATTACCAAAATCCGCATGAGTAG
- a CDS encoding putative 60S ribosomal protein L39 (previous protein_id=AAZ09694.1) — translation MGRFKPLAVKKKYAKKMNQNKPVPYWIRLRTGNRIKWNEKRRHWRRTKLNY, via the coding sequence ATGGGTCGCTTCAAGCCTCTCGCCGTTAAGAAGAAGTACGCGAAGAAGATGAACCAGAACAAGCCGGTTCCCTACTGGATTCGTCTTCGCACTGGCAACCGCATCAAGTGGAACGAGAAGCGCCGCCATTGGCGCCGCACGAAGCTGAACTACTAA
- a CDS encoding putative kinesin (previous protein_id=AAZ09695.1): MSAAADPTSRVQVSVRVRPLGKGDQKSGKIVVRGAEGGSVVVDDEQRTKRAYHFDHVFSGDQAEVFEAIGRPMLREAYKGFNVCLFAYGQTGSGKTYSLLGDLGCEERAGVAPRFVRCLFDEAQRMVDEDADLTIKVSLSMIEVYMEKVRDLLAPRQRGQEPESLEIHEDPSRRVYVRGASVHQVLSAERMMELLRKGNANRQTAETRMNETSSRSHAIMQISLSQEFACVKKKDLECVVSLVDLAGSERQTKTESSGQQFEEAKKINHSLLMLGRALNSFSDRKGSDAFISLRESKLTRLLSESFGGNSKTWMLATVSPTAFNLTESISTLDYATNAMAITNKAKVNKSSKDLEYSDLVRLRQYLGGSVAREKCLVESYESQVAELRADIAALNRELLTLNNSQMEVELQEALTERDALVSEMVSQLAGVGVGGARAPLVCFCGTCKTSLRSIPLGSYEVNTLVVPLYDLVGPPPLLQCNLHVLLTEANEVMVVVELVELHHLPDFATDGVRVSIWFEGQASSRVVTPIVSANGGNPKFNFKQVYIFGPMTDELRRFVSADVLYLQVEGITSAADDSLERDDAEVRCLS; this comes from the coding sequence AtgagcgctgcagcggaccCTACATCGCGCGTGCAGGTGTCTGTTCGTGTCCGCCCTTTGGGAAAAGGGGATCAGAAAAGTGGTAAAATTGTAGTGCGCGGTGCCGAGGGCGGCAGTGTCGTCGTGGATGACGAGCAAAGGACGAAGCGTGCGTACCACTTCGACCATGTGTTCAGTGGCGACCAGGCGGAGGTGTTCGAGGCTATCGGGCGGCCGATGCTGAGGGAAGCATACAAGGGGTTCAACGTGTGCCTCTTTGCGTACGGGCAGACGGGGAGCGGAAAGACGTACAGCCTGCTCGGGGACCTGGGGTGCGAGGAGCGCGCGGGAGTGGCGCCGCGGTTTGTGCGGTGCCTGttcgacgaggcgcagcggatggtggacgaggacgctgaccTGACGATCAAGGTGTCGCTGTCGATGATCGAGGTGTACATGGAGAAGGTACGCGACCTgcttgcgccgcggcagcgcgggcaGGAGCCGGAGTCGCTGGAGATCCACGAGGACCCGAGTCggcgcgtgtacgtgcgtggcGCGAGCGTGCACCAGGTGCTGAGCGCTGAGCGAATGATGGAGCTGTTGCGGAAGGGCAACGCGAACCGTCAGACGGCGGAGACGAGGATGAACGAGACGAGCTCGCGGTCGCACGCGATCATGCAGATCTCGCTGTCGCAGGAGTTCGCGTGTGTGAAAAAGAAGGACTTGGAGTGCGTTGTGTCGCTGGTGGACCTTGCGGGGAGCGAGCGGCAGACGAAGACAGAGTCGAGCGGGCAGCAGTTTGAGGAGGCAAAGAAGATCAACCACTCACTGCTGATGCTCGGGCGCGCACTGAACTCCTTCAGCGATCGcaagggcagcgacgcctTCATCTCGCTGCGCGAGTCGAAGCtgacgcggctgctgtcgGAGAGCTTTGGCGGGAACAGCAAGACGTGGATGCTGGCGACGGTGTCGCCAACCGCGTTCAATCTGACGGAGTCCATCTCCACGCTGGACTACGCCACCAACGCGATGGCCATCACAAACAAGGCGAAGGTGAACAAGAGCTCCAAAGACTTGGAGTATAGTGACCTCGTCAGATTGCGTCAGTACCTTGGTGGCTCTGTAGCGCGTGAAAAGTGTTTGGTTGAAAGCTACGAGTCTCAAGTGGCTGAGTTAAGGGCGGATATCGCGGCGCTGAATCGAGAACTGCTGACGCTCAACAATTCACAGATGGAGGTGGAGTTGCAGGAGGCGCTCACGGAGCGCGATGCGCTTGTGTCGGAAATGGTATCGCAGCTTGCTGGCGTTGGTGTAGGGGGAGCACGTGCACCGCTTGTATGCTTTTGTGGCACGTGCAAAACCTCACTGCGCTCTATCCCCCTAGGCTCCTACGAAGTAAACACACTTGTCGTGCCGCTGTACGATTTGGTGGGACCACCACCGTTGCTGCAATGCAACCTTCACGTACTGCTCACAGAGGCCAATGAGGTGATGGTGGTCGTAGAGCTTGTCGAACTGCATCATTTGCCTGACTTTGCCACGGATGGCGTGCGTGTATCGATTTGGTTTGAGGGGCAGGCGAGTAGTCGGGTTGTCACCCCCATTGTCTCTGCAAACGGTGGTAACCCGAAGTTCAACTTTAAGCAGGTCTACATTTTCGGCCCCATGACAGACGAGCTTCGGCGCTTTGTTTCCGCCGATGTTTTATATCTGCAGGTGGAAGGCATCACGAGTGCCGCTGACGACTCGCTGGAGAGAGATGATGCGGAGGTGCGGTGTCTTTCGTAG
- a CDS encoding putative kinesin (previous protein_id=AAZ09696.1), whose product MSDDAKSRVQVSLRIRPVKKGVRHRTKVVVRGAEGGSVVVDDEQRTKRAYHFDHVFSGDQAEVFEAIGRPMLREAYKGFNVCLFAYGQTGSGKTYSLLGDLGCEERAGVAPRFVRCLFDEAQRMVDEDADLTIKVSLSMIEVYMEKVRDLLAPRQRGQEPESLEIHEDPSRRVYVRGASVHQVLSAERMMELLRKGNANRQTAETRMNETSSRSHAIMQISLSQEFACVKKKDLECVVSLVDLAGSERQTKTESSGQQFEEAKKINHSLLMLGRALNSFSDRKGSDAFISLRESKLTRLLSESFGGNSKTWMLATVSPTAFNLTESISTLDYATNAMAITNKAKVNSIVKSLELKELKAVVSSLEKQLESLAAARDANEVDVSILQEEREALRLAVHTARSQGTAVQRLQSTLQHIQLSNIALRRRVEAAEKRIIWSLDNEASFLFYKGRCAISLRGVLCGEKRAYRLALLAENGQATSTTLHVQVFSLSNDLTVREDPMELVGRSIKFCLRIVGAEGLPPQFCRHSFCKLSLLFDQDNRYFTTSTAEDTANPRWDLIKRFELPHLSPEVIAHFSTHHLFTFEVFGFST is encoded by the coding sequence ATGTCGGACGATGCAAAGTCCCGCGTGCAGGTCTCTCTCCGCATTCGGCCTGTAAAGAAGGGGGTTCGGCATCGCACTAAGGTTGTAGTGCGCGGTGCCGAGGGCGGCAGTGTCGTCGTGGATGACGAGCAAAGGACGAAGCGTGCGTACCACTTCGACCATGTGTTCAGTGGCGACCAGGCGGAGGTGTTCGAGGCTATCGGGCGGCCGATGCTGAGGGAAGCATACAAGGGGTTCAACGTGTGCCTCTTTGCGTACGGGCAGACGGGGAGCGGAAAGACGTACAGCCTGCTCGGGGACCTGGGGTGCGAGGAGCGCGCGGGAGTGGCGCCGCGGTTTGTGCGGTGCCTGttcgacgaggcgcagcggatggtggacgaggacgctgaccTGACGATCAAGGTGTCGCTGTCGATGATCGAGGTGTACATGGAGAAGGTACGCGACCTgcttgcgccgcggcagcgcgggcaGGAGCCGGAGTCGCTGGAGATCCACGAGGACCCGAGTCggcgcgtgtacgtgcgtggcGCGAGCGTGCACCAGGTGCTGAGCGCTGAGCGAATGATGGAGCTGTTGCGGAAGGGCAACGCGAACCGTCAGACGGCGGAGACGAGGATGAACGAGACGAGCTCGCGGTCGCACGCGATCATGCAGATCTCGCTGTCGCAGGAGTTCGCGTGTGTGAAAAAGAAGGACTTGGAGTGCGTTGTGTCGCTGGTGGACCTTGCGGGGAGCGAGCGGCAGACGAAGACAGAGTCGAGCGGGCAGCAGTTTGAGGAGGCAAAGAAGATCAACCACTCACTGCTGATGCTCGGGCGCGCACTGAACTCCTTCAGCGATCGcaagggcagcgacgcctTCATCTCGCTGCGCGAGTCGAAGCtgacgcggctgctgtcgGAGAGCTTTGGCGGGAACAGCAAGACGTGGATGCTGGCGACGGTGTCGCCAACCGCGTTCAATCTGACGGAGTCCATCTCCACGCTGGACTACGCCACCAACGCGATGGCCATCACAAACAAGGCGAAGGTGAACAGCATCGTCAAGAGCCTggagctgaaggagctgaaggCGGTTGTGTCAAGCTTAGAGAAGCAGCTGGAGAGTctagcggcggcgcgggaTGCAAATGAAGTGGATGTGTCGATACTGCaggaggagcgggaggcgctgcgtctAGCTGTTCATACCGCCCGCTCGCAAGGCAccgccgtgcagcgcctgcaaAGCACACTGCAGCATATACAGCTCAGCAACATTGCCCTTCGGCGTCGAGTCGAGGCCGCAGAGAAGCGTATTATTTGGTCTCTAGACAATGAAGCCTCATTTCTCTTTTACAAAGGCCGCTGTGCCATTTCACTGCGGGGCGTGCTGTGTGGTGAGAAGCGGGCCTACCGCCTGGCATTACTTGCCGAAAACGGTCAGGCGACATCTACCACGTTGCATGTGCAAGTATTCTCCCTGAGCAACGACCTTACAGTGCGCGAGGATCCAATGGAGCTGGTGGGGCGGAGTATTAAGTTCTGCCTGCGGATAGTCGGTGCTGAGGGCCTTCCGCCGCAGTTCTGCCGACACTCGTTTTGCAAGCTTTCTCTGCTATTTGATCAGGATAACCGCTACTTCACCACGAGCACTGCGGAGGATACGGCAAATCCGCGCTGGGATCTCATAAAGCGGTTTGAGCTGCCACATTTGTCACCGGAGGTGATTGCACACTTTAGCACTCATCATCTGTTTACGTTTGAGGTGTTTGGGTTCAGTACGTAG